From the genome of Kryptolebias marmoratus isolate JLee-2015 linkage group LG19, ASM164957v2, whole genome shotgun sequence, one region includes:
- the tmem121ab gene encoding transmembrane protein 121Ab: protein MVLPPPDKRHVCLTTIVIMTSMAFMDAYLVEQNQGPRKIGVCIIVLVGDVCFLIVLRYVAVWVGAEVRTARRGYAMILWFLYIFVLEIKLYFVFQNCKADRKSLETVARKALTLLLSVCVPGLYLVLVALDSMEYVRTFRKKEDMRSRLFWVALDLLDLLDIQANLWEPQRTGLPIWAEGLMFFYCYILLLILPCVSLSEISMQGEHMSPQKMMLYPVLSLVTINVVTILIRGVNMVLFQDSRVSTIFVGKNVVAIATKASTFLEYRKQVKEFPHPQNAMALELQQNSVSHTQTLPNATSLPHEPSPAQDVIDT from the coding sequence ATGGTGTTGCCGCCCCCAGACAAACGTCACGTGTGCCTGACCACCATCGTCATTATGACCAGCATGGCCTTCATGGACGCCTACCTGGTGGAGCAGAACCAGGGTCCCAGGAAAATCGGTGTGTGTATTATAGTACTGGTGGGGGACGTTTGCTTCCTAATCGTCTTACGGTACGTGGCGGTGTGGGTCGGTGCCGAGGTGCGCACTGCTCGACGAGGATACGCCATGATCCTGTGGTTTCTGTACATCTTTGTCCTGGAGATCAAACTCTACTTTGTCTTCCAGAATTGCAAGGCTGACAGGAAGAGTCTGGAGACTGTGGCACGAAAAGCTTTGACGTTACTGTTGTCTGTGTGCGTACCAGGTTTATATTTGGTACTTGTGGCTCTGGATAGTATGGAATATGTTAGAACTTTCCGGAAGAAGGAGGACATGAGAAGCCGTCTGTTTTGGGTGGCTCTGGACCTGCTGGACCTGCTGGATATCCAAGCCAACCTATGGGAGCCCCAGCGGACAGGCCTGCCTATCTGGGCCGAAGGCCTGATGTTCTTCTACTGCTACATCCTGCTACTTATCCTGCCCTGCGTATCACTCAGTGAAATCAGCATGCAGGGGGAGCACATGTCACCTCAGAAGATGATGCTATACCCAGTTCTTAGCCTGGTCACCATAAACGTGGTCACCATCCTTATACGCGGTGTAAACATGGTGTTGTTCCAGGATAGCCGCGTTTCCACCATTTTTGTCGGCAAAAACGTGGTAGCCATTGCCACGAAGGCGTCCACCTTCTTGGAGTACCGCAAACAGGTGAAGGAGTTCCCCCATCCACAGAACGCAATGGCGCTGGAGCTACAGCAGAACTCTGTGAGCCACACGCAGACGCTGCCCAATGCCACCAGTTTACCACATGAACCTTCACCAGCTCAGGATGTTATAGACACATGA